TTATTGTTATCTGTAAAATAATTTTACTTAGAACATTAAATTATAGTTTATCCGTGTTTATTGCAATCTGTAAAACTACTTAACTTAGAAGTTagaataataattatgttacagtATTTGATAGTGATCTCGATTTAGGTCAATTTGCGATGGCGAGCTCAGTAGATGCTGCCGGCGAGCCGATTCCGACGTCGGCGGTGTTAATGTCGGCATCGAAACACATAGCCACCAGATGTAGGGGTGAAAATGTTGCATTTCTTAAGTGTAAGAAGGAGGATCCTAATCCAGAGAAATGTCTCGAAAAAGGCAGACAAGTCACTCGCTGCGTATTGTCACTgtaagtgtatgtgtgtgtatatgtaattgacTGTTAATTAGGTGAGATTTTGTATATTTTTGCCCTAGAAATAGAGGATTAATTAGGTTACAGATTGGTGTAACGGATCGATATGCACATACAATGATACAAGTGAAACAGATGCTGCAAAGTTACTTTAGTTCTGTTATATAGTATAAGAATATATTTAGCTTTCGATAAAGTTAATAAAGTTATGTCAAGTGCAGTTAGTATGTATCAGTTTTTCGCTTTTGCTTAAGTCTGAGC
This genomic window from Rutidosis leptorrhynchoides isolate AG116_Rl617_1_P2 chromosome 2, CSIRO_AGI_Rlap_v1, whole genome shotgun sequence contains:
- the LOC139891341 gene encoding NADH dehydrogenase [ubiquinone] 1 alpha subcomplex subunit 8-B-like, with translation MASSVDAAGEPIPTSAVLMSASKHIATRCRGENVAFLKCKKEDPNPEKCLEKGRQVTRCVLSLLKDIHQSCTKEMDAYAGCMYYNTDEFELCRKEQKEFEKACPLN